In Primulina eburnea isolate SZY01 chromosome 5, ASM2296580v1, whole genome shotgun sequence, a single window of DNA contains:
- the LOC140831419 gene encoding uncharacterized protein — MNGKNYLQWSQSVKLFICGRGKDGFLSGEAICPSPEDPKSRTWNSENCMVMSWLINSMITEIGENFLLYRSAKEIWEAAKDTYSSKDNTSELFAIKCRLQDLRQGESSVTDFFNALTRLWQQLDLFETYDWECLADGDKFRQIVEQRRIFSFLSGLNPSLDDVRGRILGTKPLPSLRGVFSVSGVR, encoded by the coding sequence ATGAATGGAAAAAATTATCTACAGTGGTCCCAATCTGTCAAACTCTTTATCTGTGGCCGTGGAAAAGATGGTTTCCTATCCGGTGAAGCAATTTGTCCATCTCCTGAGGATCCAAAATCTCGGACATGGAATTCAGAGAATTGCATGGTTATGTCATGGTTAATCAATTCCATGATAACCGAGATAGGAGAGAATTTTCTCTTATATCGCAGTGCAAAGGAGATTTGGGAAGCCGCAAAGGATACATACTCCAGCAAAGACAACACCTCCGAACTGTTTGCCATCAAATGCCGGCTGCAAGATCTCCGCCAAGGAGAGTCCTCTGTCACTGATTTCTTCAATGCACTTACTCGTCTATGGCAGCAATTGGATCTCTTCGAAACCTATGACTGGGAGTGCCTAGCGGATGGTGACAAATTTCGGCAGATTGTAGAGCAACGGAGGATATTCAGTTTTCTATCAGGCCTTAACCCATCTCTCGACGATGTACGGGGGAGAATTCTGGGCACTAAACCCTTACCAAGCCTTCGAGGTGTATTTTCTGTATCAGGAGTAAGATGA